Proteins from one Mytilus galloprovincialis chromosome 11, xbMytGall1.hap1.1, whole genome shotgun sequence genomic window:
- the LOC143051452 gene encoding uncharacterized protein LOC143051452 — translation MKSLILIIAVLIGMLFVPAIESWGGRRYYRGNRWPTATPAANPAAAAAAFLRNGRRRTLAAACVAAATAAQSVCLPNALAVTPACAAADLRAQTVCGTRI, via the exons ATGAAATCCTTAATTCTTATCATAGCAGTTCTTATTGGGATGTTATTTGTTCCAGCGATAGAAA GTTGGGGTGGAAGAAGATATTATCGAGGAAACCGTTGGCCAACAGCAACCCCTGCCGCAAACCCTGCCGCAGCTGCTGCCGCCTTCCTTA GAAATGGTAGAAGAAGAACTTTAGCTGCAGCCTGTGTCGCAGCCGCTACCGCTGCTCAAA GTGTTTGTCTTCCAAATGCGTTGGCAGTAACCCCTGCCTGTGCCGCAGCCGATTTACGTGCTCAAA CTGTTTGTGGAACAAGAATTTAA